The nucleotide sequence AGTGGATGTTGATTGAATTCCGGAGCTTGAAGTTAGTGAAAGCATAGAAGAAGGTATAAAACCACTCATGCCAGATGAGATGGTGGCCGAAGACAATTGGGaatcaatatttgaagCAATTGAACTTTGCACTGAACTTGGACTTGAAGTTGTCGATTCCAATACAGATGAAAAGAGACTGCTTATGCCAGATGAGACAGTGGCTAAATCTGATTGAGAACTAACACCCGAACTAGATAAACTTGAACTTGTACTAGTGCTTGTTGGCTGTGATGTAGATAAAGAAACACTACCTTTGTCGGATGAAACCATATCAGATCTTGATGTAGAACCTATTGTAGAGACATCTGAAATTAAACTCGTTGGTGCCACCGTAGATTCCGTGGAACTGGTTGTGCTAGATGAAAACGTGGATAAGGTTGTGTAAGAGTCGctatttgaaataattggGCTCGTTGGTAAAATAGCTGAAGTCGATGGAGTAATTATGTTCATCCCAGATGAGACCATAACTGACGACATGTGAGAATCAGTACCTGAAATATCTGAAGTTGGACTTGGACTTGGACTTGGACTTGTCGATTCtaattttgatgaagaatgaCTATTCAATTCTGACGAGACGGCAACATACGTTGAGGTAGAAGATCTGGAAGACAATTCTGAACCTGCAGAGGTTGGCTCTAATATAGATCTGGTAGCGCTGgttgatattgataaaaCATCTGATGTTCTCGATAAAGAATCAATTTCTGATGTGGTTGGACTAGAGGATGATAACTCTGAAGTTGATGGAGAAGAACTAATCAAAGCAGATGAGatggaattgaaagttGAGTgagattcaatttttgaaaaacttGAAGTTGAGGTTGTGCTTGGAGTTGCTCAAGTAGGACTGCTCAAATCGGAAGAAATAGTAGCAGAGGTTGAAGTAGAATAGACTGTCGATACATCTGAGTTTGGAATCGTTGATTCGAGTGTAGGTATAGTTGTGCTAGTTAACAGAGATGAGACGACAGAACTTGGGGAATTTGTTGGTTCTACTGTAGATCCAACTGTTGCAGATGTTGATTTAGATTGAAGTGAGGAAACATCAGAAGTTGGACTCGTCGATGGAACTGAAGACCCAACAGGACTGCTGCTGGTATCAGAAGAGACAGCAGACGAAACACCAGAAGTTGGACTTGTAGATGGCAATGAAGATACATCAGGAGTGCTACTGATAGTTGAAGAGACAGCAATTGAAGTCGACTCAGATTGAACTGAAGAAACACTAGAAGTTGGACTCGTCGATGGAATTGACTCAGATTGAATTGAGGAAGTACTAGAAGTTGGACTTGTAGAGGGCAATGAAGACACAGCAGGAGTGCTACTTGTAGTTGAAGACACAGCAGTTGAAGCCGACTCAGATTGAATTAAGGAAGCACTAGAAGTTGGACTCGTCGATGGAACTGAAGATACAGCAGGACTGCTACTGATACTTGAAGGATCAGATgattgaattgaagaaacgCCGGAAGTTGGACTCGTCGATGGCACTGAAGACACATCAGGAGTGCTACTGATAGTTGAAGAGACAGCAGTTGAAGTCGACTCAGATTGAACTGAGGAAACGCCGGAAGTTGGACTCGTTGATGGAACTGAAGATACAGCAGGATTGCTACTGATACTTGAAGGGTCAGGTgattgaattgaagaaacacTAGAAGTTGGATTCGTCGATGGAATTGACTCAGCTTGATCTGAGGAAGTACTAGAAGTTGGACTTGTAGAGGGCAATGAAGACACAGCAGGAGTGCTACTTGTAGTTGAAGACACAGCAGTTGAAGCCGACTCAGATTGAATTAAGGAAGCACTAGAAGTTGGACTCGTCGATGGAACTGAAGATACAGCAGGACTGCTACTGATACTTGAAGGGTCAGATgattgaattgaagaaacgCCGGAAGTTGGACTCGTCGATGGCACTGAAGACACAGTAGGAGTGCTACTTGTAGTTGAAGAGACAGCAGTTGAAGTCGACTCAGATTGAACTGAGGAAACGCCGGAAGTTGGACTCGTTGATGGAACTGAAGATACAGGAGGAGTGCTACTGATACTTGAAGGGTCAGGTgattgaattgaagaaacgCCGGAAGTTGGACTCGTCGATGGCACTGAAGACACATCAGGACTGCTACTGATAGTTGAAGAAACAGCAGATGAAATAGACTCAGATTGTATTAAGGAAGCACTAGAAGTTGGACTTGTAGATGGCAATGAAGATACATCAGGACTGCTACTGCTACTTGAAGGGTCAGATgattgaattgaagaaacgCCGGAAGTTGGACCCGTTGATGGCACTGAAGACACAGCAGGAATGCTACTTGTAGTTGAAGATATAGCAGTTGAAGTCGACTCAGACTGAACTGAGGAAACGCCGGAAGTTGGACTCGTCGATGGCACTGAAGACACAGTAGGAATGCTACTTGTAGTTGAAGATATAGCAGTTGAAGTCGACTCAGACTGAACTGAGGAAACGCCGGAAGTTGGACTCGTCGATGGCACTGAAGACACAGTAGGAGTGCTACTGATAGTTGAAGAGACAGCAGTTGAAGTCGACTCAGACTGAACTGAGGAAACGCCGGAAGTTGGACTCGTCGATGGCACTGAAGACACATCAGGAGTGCTACTTGTAGTTGAAGAGACAGCAGATGAAACACTAAAAGTTGGAATTGGACTTGTTGGGTCTGGTGTAGACACAAATGTCGAAGATGTTGACTCAGAGTGAACTGAGGAAACACTAGAAATTGAGCTTTTCGATGAAACTGTAGACACCGTATGGCTACTAATACTGCTCACggttgaagatgaaatcaCAGGTAAACTTGAGAGCGATGTCTTAGAAATGGTGTGAGTTGGAGTGCTAACGCTGGGAGAAGGTACTGGTGATGATACGGATGGTTTTGAAGTGGAACTCACTGTCTTGGAGGTTGAAGAGACAGTTGGCGTAGATACATGTGACGTAGGGGTTTCAATGACGATGACGACATCGGAAGTAGGGAGTCCATCTGCACCCGTTACCAATGTAGTGTATGTAGTTCTTGTCATTGTTACAGATCCTGTTCCCTGTGTGTATATTGTCGTAGTAGCCCATTTGGGACATAGTCTTGGTAGATTGAGGGAATTGACTAGATGACCAGACCAATCGGTATGTGTGGTCCCTGCTGGATCGATGAAGCCTGCATTCAACACAGCGGTTCCTTGACGGTTCAAATAAGTTAATTTAATTGGGTATGCTACACCTTGTTGTAAATTAAATTTCACCGTGGAGGTGCCTGCACCTTGCACGGTATAAGCTTGAAACAAGGCTAATTTTGAGACAGAGGGAGAATTAATGTCACCACCGGGGCAACATTGGAAAGTTAAGCTTGGGTCGAAGAAGAGTGCAGCATAATCATCATTTCCGACCAATCTGAAAGTGTAAGTACCTGTCATTTGTGGGACGAAAAATGCTGTATATTCCGCGACGAACGAAGTTATTTGAATGGTTATACCGTATAATGTCCCCCAATCACCGATGATGGGGATTGGGCgtatattgaaattaatattgGTGATACCACTTGTAGTGCCATATGTTGGTGCATTAGAGTATTGATAT is from Naumovozyma castellii chromosome 6, complete genome and encodes:
- the NCAS0F02620 gene encoding uncharacterized protein, giving the protein MRIFKNKINDLFWFTSLLLTLLPFLDHNVAVQAQALCVPGSSTTAKAGWSVIFYNYNDLLWGVFTNYQDFLSDPSRYASESQQGSITGVNSLNFKVVPSILSLYYGKIYGVNILLSNFVAEYTGFFVPPTSGQYTFTFTGVDDNAALLFSSTNTFKCCANGAYDSSFTYNVALFASYNTQGTGSISTTVTLQKGLAYPIKMTYVNRFSTGIFNVAFKDPSGATHTDWTGYIASQAEVASQCPPFPMMTTTTTSQWTGTITSTTTTTTIYTGTDGKPTGGQIIIIETPPFTLPSPYLTTATTRGSTWSGVVEYYSTQSNGKPATGTTTFTIPPPVTFAPAPTTVSPTTPIPSTGCTSPPQVPNSGAFNIRLFYFNSNAYPPNSDFQYFLTYQYSNAPTYGTTSGITNINFNIRPIPIIGDWGTLYGITIQITSFVAEYTAFFVPQMTGTYTFRLVGNDDYAALFFDPSLTFQCCPGGDINSPSVSKLALFQAYTVQGAGTSTVKFNLQQGVAYPIKLTYLNRQGTAVLNAGFIDPAGTTHTDWSGHLVNSLNLPRLCPKWATTTIYTQGTGSVTMTRTTYTTLVTGADGLPTSDVVIVIETPTSHVSTPTVSSTSKTVSSTSKPSVSSPVPSPSVSTPTHTISKTSLSSLPVISSSTVSSISSHTVSTVSSKSSISSVSSVHSESTSSTFVSTPDPTSPIPTFSVSSAVSSTTSSTPDVSSVPSTSPTSGVSSVQSESTSTAVSSTISSTPTVSSVPSTSPTSGVSSVQSESTSTAISSTTSSIPTVSSVPSTSPTSGVSSVQSESTSTAISSTTSSIPAVSSVPSTGPTSGVSSIQSSDPSSSSSSPDVSSLPSTSPTSSASLIQSESISSAVSSTISSSPDVSSVPSTSPTSGVSSIQSPDPSSISSTPPVSSVPSTSPTSGVSSVQSESTSTAVSSTTSSTPTVSSVPSTSPTSGVSSIQSSDPSSISSSPAVSSVPSTSPTSSASLIQSESASTAVSSTTSSTPAVSSLPSTSPTSSTSSDQAESIPSTNPTSSVSSIQSPDPSSISSNPAVSSVPSTSPTSGVSSVQSESTSTAVSSTISSTPDVSSVPSTSPTSGVSSIQSSDPSSISSSPAVSSVPSTSPTSSASLIQSESASTAVSSTTSSTPAVSSLPSTSPTSSTSSIQSESIPSTSPTSSVSSVQSESTSIAVSSTISSTPDVSSLPSTSPTSGVSSAVSSDTSSSPVGSSVPSTSPTSDVSSLQSKSTSATVGSTVEPTNSPSSVVSSLLTSTTIPTLESTIPNSDVSTVYSTSTSATISSDLSSPT